In Cryptomeria japonica chromosome 10, Sugi_1.0, whole genome shotgun sequence, a genomic segment contains:
- the LOC131038480 gene encoding uncharacterized protein LOC131038480, with protein MRITTWNVRGLSTPDKRCLVKRSLIKLGSDMVLLQETKLCGDKVLEFIKYCFKWEGLFQDARGTSGGLGILWNSEVFEVDPIASNEFWMACNIKCKVGGIGFPLVNIYGPVTIDEKLRVWLEIYDQLQVLEKHKVIMAGDFNTILDIDDKDGGLRKSTKVMEDFREFISKCQVMDVIPQNGKFTWTNRRFNFSKNFERFDRFFVGEWWVNGSFSIDTNIIPQVGLKHLPVMLSINHESPKNRFYFKFQSMWWRDPSFTELLRIWWLESNTFLGSPSFWFVKRL; from the coding sequence ATGAGAATCacaacatggaatgtcaggggtttaTCGACCCCTGACAAGAGATGCTTGGTCAAAAGATCTTTGATCAAGCTTGGGTCTGATATGGTTTTACTACAGGAAACAAAGTTGTGTGGCGATAAGGTGCTTGAATTCATTAAGTATTGTTTTAAATGGGAAGGGTTGTTTCAAGATGCTAGAGGTACCTCTGGGGGTCTTGGAATTTTGTGGAATTCAGAGGTCTTTGAGGTGGATCCAATTGCATCCAACGAGTTTTGGATGGCCTGTAACATTAAGTGCAAAGTAGGAGGTATTGGCTTCCCTCTGGTTAACATTTATGGTCCGGTTACAATAGATGAAAAACTGAGGGTATGGTTGGAGATCTATGATCAATTGCAAGTTTTGGAGAAGCACAAAGTAATCATGGCTGGGGACTTCAATACAATTCTGGATATAGATGATAAAGATGGAGGTCTTAGAAAGAGCACAAAAGTAATGGAGGACTTCAGAGAATTCATATCGAAATGCCAAGTGATGGATGTTATTCCCCAAAATGGTAAGTTTACATGGACTAATAGAAGATTCAATTTCTCAAaaaattttgaaagatttgatCGTTTCTTTGTGGGGGAATGGTGGGTTAATGGCAGTTTCTCCATAGACACTAATATTATTCCTCAAGTTGGTTTGAAACATCTGCCAGTTATGCTGTCCATCAATCATGAATCTCCCAAGAATaggttttattttaaatttcagaGCATGTGGTGGAGGGATCCTTCATTCACAGAACTTCTAAGGATTTGGTGGTTGGAAAGCAACACATTTTTGGGTTCCCCTAGCTTTTGGTTTGTTAAAAGAttgtaa
- the LOC131859007 gene encoding uncharacterized protein LOC131859007, whose protein sequence is MAEVLGNLIKEKQAARQWSGIQLHRMLEPITHSQFADDTILVREATVREARGVLEVIEEYSQLSGQEMNKAVPIYSMQCFHMSNVVGVKLDGLLKKFVWEGAKDQRRIPLINWDTLCMLKEDGGVGLRKMNIQNMALGAKLSRALPLGTFFGKSGALLRTRSPGKLVMGAGLNFGGTLGMITIGNLELCNRLEGIMRNRVILALEDEDCIFWRVAKSGEYNVKLGYEVQRHRVINPNWPSKLCWNNWILPKARAFLWIALHGRILTGDRLKTIGIHGPSWCVLCNAEEESVDHLLFNYMFAQKCWEWFLRMANLCTVRNGSLKEFLVSWPMFNQTKWGALWLVGPVMIVWLIWKERNK, encoded by the exons ATGGCAGAAGTTCTTGGGAACTTAATCAAAGAAAAACAAGCAGCCAGGCAATGGAGTGGCATTCAACTCCATAGAATGTTAGAGCCCATTACCCACTCACAGTTCGCAGATGACACGATCCTGGTCAGAGAAGCTACAGTGAGGGAAGCCAGAGGAGTGTTGGAAGTAATAGAGGAATATTCTCAGCTGTCGGGGCAGGAAATGAACAAGG CAGTTCCAATTTATAGCATGCAATGCTTTCATATGTCAAATGTGGTTGGTGTGAAATTAGATGGTCTTTTAAAGAAATTCGTTTGGGAAGGGGCTAAGGACCAAAGAAGGATACCATTGATAAACTGGGATACATTGTGCATGTTGAAAGAGGATGGGGGTGTAGGGTTGAGAAAAATGAATATCCAAAACATGGCCCTTGGTGCGAAATTG AGTAGGGCTCTCCCACTTGGAACTTTCTTTGGAAAATCTGGGGCATTATTACGAACTAGATCTCCTGGAAAGTTGGTAATGGGTGCAGGGCTAAATTTTGGCGGGACTCTTGGGATG ATAACAATAGGTAACTTGGAATTGTGTAACAGGCTGGAAGGTATTATGAGAAATAGAGTGATTTTAGCTTTAGAAGACGAGGATTGTATTTTCTGGCGTGTTGCTAAGTCAGGGGAATACAATGTTAAGTTGGGATATGAAGTGCAGAGACATAGAGTTATCAATCCGAATTGGCCCAGCAAGCTTTGTTGGAATAACTGGATATTGCCTAAAGCAAGGGCATTCTTATGGATAGCCCTGCATGGGCGTATTCTCACTGGCGACAGACTCAAGACAATTGGTATCCATGGACCAAGCTGGTGTGTGTTATGCAATGCTGAGGAAGAATCGGTGGACCATCTACTTTTCAACTACATGTTTGCTCAAAAGTGCTGGGAATGGTTTCTAAGGATGGCGAACTTGTGCACAGTCAGGAATGGGTCCCTAAAGGAATTCCTTGTCTCATGGCCAATGTTCAACCAGACTAAGTGGGGAGCACTGTGGTTGGTGGGGCCTGTAATGATTGTCTGGctgatttggaaagaaagaaacaaatga